One Rhododendron vialii isolate Sample 1 chromosome 2a, ASM3025357v1 genomic region harbors:
- the LOC131312065 gene encoding caffeoylshikimate esterase — protein MEKEEELEQNRLNYWGNTPEEEYYSTQGIKSTKSFFTSPRGLTLFTRSWQPLTAPPRAAVCMVHGYGTDISWNFQSTPIFLAQNGFSCFALDMQGHGLSQGLRAFVPSVDDVVEDCVSFFDSVVKSDAELGRVPRFLFGESMGGAICTLIHLRNLEGFDGAILIAPMCKISDKVRPGWPLPEILSFFARFAPTLPIVPTADLLEKSVKSPEKKAIARMNPMRYNGKPRLGTVRELLRVTNYVSSRLCDVRIPFIVLHGSADFVTDPEVSRELFDKAQSEDKTIKIYDGMMHSLLFGETDGNVEIVRSDILSWLNDRC, from the exons atggaaaaagaagaagaattagaaCAGAACCGCCTCAATTACTGGGGAAACACACCAGAAGAAGAGTACTACTCCACCCAGGGAATCAAATCCACCAAATCCTTCTTCACCTCGCCCAGAGGCCTGACCCTCTTCACGAGATCATGGCAACCCCTCACCGCCCCCCCACGCGCCGCCGTCTGCATGGTCCACGGCTACGGCACCGACATCAGCTGGAACTTCCAATCCACCCCGATTTTTCTGGCCCAGAACGGGTTCTCCTGCTTCGCCCTCGATATGCAGGGCCACGGCCTCTCGCAGGGCCTCAGGGCCTTCGTGCCGAGCGTCGATGACGTCGTCGAAGACTGCGTCTCGTTCTTCGATTCGGTCGTGAAGAGTGATGCGGAGCTCGGGAGGGTGCCCAGGTTCCTGTTCGGCGAGTCGATGGGCGGGGCGATTTGTACTTTGATTCACTTGAGGAATTTGGAGGGGTTTGATGGGGCGATTTTGATCGCGCCCATGTGTAAGATCTCGGATAAGGTCAGACCCGGGTGGCCGCTTCCGgagattttgagtttttttgcgAGATTTGCGCCGACTTTGCCGATTGTGCCGACGGCGGATCTTTTGGAGAAGTCTGTCAAGTCGCCGGAGAAGAAG GCGATTGCGAGGATGAATCCGATGAGATACAACGGGAAACCCAGGTTGGGAACCGTGCGTGAGCTTCTGCGTGTTACCAATTACGTGAGCAGTCGGTTATGCGACGTGAGAATTCCGTTCATCGTGTTACACGGCAGTGCTGATTTTGTGACCGATCCGGAGGTGAGCAGAGAGTTGTTTGATAAAGCGCAGAGCGAGGACAAGACCATAAAGATTTACGACGGGATGATGCATTCGCTGTTGTTTGGAGAGACCGATGGGAACGTTGAAATCGTCCGGAGTGATATACTTTCATGGCTGAATGATAGATGCTGA